The sequence GCGGGACGTGGCGGGGCCCGCCGGGCGCACCGAGGCGTTCTGGCGGACGTCCCACTTCCCGCCGACACGCTCGGTGCGGGGGCCGTGGCGGGAACAGAGCCACAACCTCGTACGGACGGCGTCCTTCACGGACAGCGGTGCCGGGGAACTCACGGTGTCGTACGGCGACTTCGCACTGCCCCTGCACGACGCGATGCTGGACCGCGCCTTCGAGTGCTGGGTGCACGCGGAGGACATCGCGGAGGCGGTGGACTACCCGTACGACCCGCCCGCTCCGCGTCACCTGAACAAGATGATCGACCTGGCGGCCCGGATGCTCCCGGCCGCACTCGCCGAGCGACGGCGGGCCGGGCTGTCCGCGCCCGGGAAGGCCCCGCATCTCGTGCCGGCGGGGTCACCGGGCCGGAGCCTGCGGCTGGAGATCGAGGGGGCGGCCGGCGGGCACTGGCTGATCCCCCTGGACTCACCCGGGGCGGTGGGCTCCGCGGAGTTCGAGGTGGCCCATGTCGCGCTGGACGGCGTGGAGTTCTGCAAGCTGGCCGCAGGCCATGTGCCGCCGGAGGAGGCCGCGGCCGGGCAGGTCGGTGACCGGGAGGCCATCAGGGACGTACTGTTCGCGGCGGCTTCGTTGAGCCGGATGTAGGGGAGGGTTGCGGCTTAACGGGCGGCTGCGGGTGTGTGGGGGCCGTTCGCGCGGCAAACCGGACACAACCCGCAGGCGCGCGAGCCGAGAAAGCCCCCGCCCCTCAGGCGAACACCACCGTCCGCCGCCCATTGAGCAGAATCCGCCGCTCCGCATGCCACTTCACGGCCCGCGCCAGCGCCTGGCACTCCACATCGCGGCCGATGGCGACCAGCTGGTCCGGGGTCACATCGTGGCCGACCCGCTCGACCTCCTGCTCGATGATCGGCCCCTCGTCGAGATCGGCGGTGACATAGTGCGCCGTCGCACCGATCAGCTTGACGCCCCTCGCATGCGCCTGGTGGTACGGCTTCGCGCCCTTGAAGCTCGGCAGGAAGGAGTGGTGGATGTTGATGATCCGGCCGCTGAGCCGCTTGCACAGGTCGTCGGAGAGGACCTGCATGTAGCGGGCGAGGACGACCAGCTCGACGTCCTCCTCGCGGACCAGCTCGAGAAGCTGCGCCTCGGCCTCGGACTTGTTGTCCTTCGTGACCGGAATGTGGTGGAAGGGAATGTTGTACGAGCCCACCAGCTCAGCGAAGTCCGTGTGGTTCGACACCACGGCCGCGATCTCCACGGGCAGCGCGCCGATCCGGGCACGGAACAGCAGGTCGTTCAGGCAGTGGCCGAACTTGCTGACCATCAGGACGATGCGCATCTTCTCGTCGGCCCGGTTGATCTGCCAGTCCATGTGGAAGGAGTCACCGATCGCCGCGAAGCTCGCCCGCAGCTTGTCCACCGTCACCGGAGCCTCCGCCGAGAAGTGGACCCGCATGAAGAACAGTCCGGTGTCGCGGTCGCCGAACTGCTGACTGTCCTCGATGTTGCAGCCGGTCATGAACAGGTAGCTCGACACGGCGTGCACGATGCCCTGCTTGTCCGGGCAGGAGAGGGTGAGGACGTACTGGTCCGCCAGGGCGGCGGCGGGCGCGGACTGCTCATTCATGCGCTACAGGTTCCCACACCTGAATCGCGCCGTGGGCAGTCGTCCCGCAGGGCGGGACGGGCGGGCACGGCCTGCGTACCGGGCGCCGGCCGTGAGGAGCCCCGCCCCTGCCTACGCGGTCCGCGTCAGAATGCGCAGCACTTCCAGACTCTTCGGCGGCGTGTCCGACTCCTCCCCGTCGCTCGCCGCGAGGCGTATGTGCGCGTCCCGCGCCGCCCGCACCGCCTCCGGCCACCCGTGGTGGTCGAGGTAGGCGGCGACCGGCGCGTCCGGGCCGACCTGGTGCATGATCCGCAGCACCCGCAGCACGGCCGTGTCGACGAGCGCCGCCTCCTGCGAGTCCCGGAATATGGTTCCGATGTATTTCTCCGCCGACCAGTTGTCCAGCCAGGTGTCCTCCACCAGCCGGTACACGGCGTCGGTGACGTCACCGTATCCGTCCACGCCGGCCAGCCAGACGTCCCGCTGGAACACCGGATCGGAGAGCATGTGCAGCGCGGAGCGCACATTGCTGCGCCAGCGCCACCACGGCATGTCGTTCAGTGGCATGCCGCCCATGGTGGAGGAGCGACGGCCGCGACGGGAAGAGTTCTCCGAACCTTGCACGGTCATCGATCGTACGTTCTCTGCCGCAGCAGTCTCACCAGCCCCCGTAATTCACCTCGATGTCACCTCGGGTTGAACCACGGTCACTCTCTGGTTAGCGGTGTGAGGGAATCGTGCGTGTCCATGACCGGCAGGCGACGCATCACTCGTACCATCCTCCGAACCTTCTCCCGGCCCGTCAGAGGCACCGCCCTGTACGCGGGTGCACTGGCCGCCTGTGCGTCGCTCACCGCCGGATGCGGGGCCATCCCCGGTGCCACGGGGGGCTCCGGGGACGACCCGATCAAGGTCATGACCTGGGCGCCGGAGAACACGGACGCCACCAACAAGCCCGGCATGCCCGCGATGGCCCGCGCCTTCGGCAAGTGGATCAACGCCCACGGCGGTGTCAACGGCCGCAAGCTCGAGGTCCTGACCTGCAACGACCACAACGACAGCGTGGGCGCGGCAAAGTGCGCCCGGTGGGCGGCGGCCGAGGACGTGGTCGCGGTCGTCGGCTCCTACAGCCAGTTCGGCGACTCCTACCTCGCCCCGCTGGAGAGCTCGGGCATCCCCTACATCGGCGGCTACGGCGTCACCAACGAGGAGTTCACCGGCCCCATGTCGTACCCGGTCAACGGGGGCCAGCCCGCCCTCCTGGCCGGTCTCGGCAGGGCACTGGCCGGCACCTGCGGCCCGGTCTCCCTGGTCCGCCCCGACAGCATCGCCGGCGACCAGCTGCCCGCGCTGCTGGACTCGGGTCTGAAGGCGGGCCGGCACCCGGCCGCCAACGACCAGCTCGCGGCCGAGGACGCCACCGAATACAGCGTGCAGGCCGACCAGGCACTGCGGTCCGCGACCAAGGACGTGACCCGCAAGGGCTGCGTGGTGCCCGCACTCGGCGACCGCACCGACACCTTCATGGACTCCTTCCGGCGGGCCCGCGACAGCTTCCCCTCGGTGCGCACGGCGACCGTGCTGGGCAGCGTCGACCAGACCGTGATCAACGCGACGGGCGGGGCGTCGGGGCCTTACGAGGGGGCGTACATCACCAGCTGGTACCCGGTGGCGTCCGACCCGCGCTGGGCCCCGATGAAGAAGGTGATCAGCGAGGAGGCCTTCGGCGACAACCGCATCGACCCCGCGGACGCCGGAGTGCAGACCACCTGGATCGCCTACACCGTGCTCAAGGCCGTCCTGGACAAGATCGGCGCCGGCGAGGTGAGCGCCGACACCGTGCGGCACACCCTCGACGACGGCCTCGACGTGTCCACCGGCGGCCTGACCCCGACGCTGCACTGGCCCTACGAGGGCAAGCTCGCCGGGGTCGGCTTCCCGCGGCTGGTCAACGCCGACGTCACCCTCCAGATGGTCCAGGACGGCCGGCTGGTCGCCGCGAAGAAGACCGCCGGCTCGGGCATCAACGGGATCACCGACATGACGAGCACCCTGGAGAGCGCGGACCTGGACTGACCGGCCTCCCGGCGCCCGCCGTCCTCACAGCTGGGTCGGCTGGCGCTGGGTCAGGCCGTACTGCTTCGCGATGGTGTTCCACAGCGCGGCGGCCTTCACCTTCTGCGCGCTGGCGGTGCCGCTCTCCCGGTTGCCCGCCTGGGCCTGGCCGGTGGCGCGGGCCTGCCCCTTGTGACAGCCCTTCCTGCCGCCGCCGACCTGGTCGGCCCAGGCCGCGTAGTGGTTGTCGGCCGCCGCGGAGGCCTGCCAGGCCTTGGTGAGGGCGTCGGTCAGCTCTGCGTTACCCGGAAGCTTGTCGACGGACAGCCGGCCGAGCCGGGTGACCAGGCCGGAGCGCTGCTTGGCCGCGTCACGCAGGTCGGAGGCGGACTGGTCCAGGCTGTCGCAGCGCTTGACGTTCGCCACCGCCTGGATCACCGAGGCACGGCTGCTGCCGCTGTCGGAGAGCAGCTTGTCCAGGGCGACCGCCTGTTGCTTCGCGGGGTCGGCGGCCGAGGCGGAGTCCTGGGTGGCCGGGCCGGAGGCGGCGACCGTCTTGCTGTCGTCGCCCTTGTCCCCGCCACCGCCGCTGAGCAGCGCACCGGCGCCGACTCCCACGACGATGATGCCGATGCCGAGGGCGGCGATCAGCGGCACCTTGGACCTGCCGCTGCCTCCCCGGCGCCCCTCGTCCTCGTCCAGCGGCGGGCTGTACGACGGCTGGGCCGGGCCCGGGTAGGCGTTCGGCTGCTGGACGCGCGGCATCTGCTGGGTGGCCCCGGCCGGGCTCTCGGCGCCGCCCGGCCCACTGCGGAAGAGGTTGTCGAACTCGGCCGGCGGCTTCCGCTCCGCGCCCTGCGCCTGGCCGGTGTACGGCGGGATGTACTGCGTGGCCTGGGCGTCGGGGTGGGCGGCCGGGGCGGACGGCTGCTGCGCGCGCCCCAGGTACCGCGTCTCCTCCGCGGCGCTCTCGGGCGGCAGCGCACCGGGCATCACCGGCGGGATGTACTGCGTGGCGCCCTCGGGGGCGGAGGCAGCCGGGACCGGGGGCAGGTACTGGGTGGCGCCCTCGGCCGCGGAGGCAGCCGGGACGGGCGGGAGGTACTGGGTCGCCCCCTCGTCCGCGGGTGCGGCCACCGGGGCCTGCGCGGGTATGCCGCCGCCCGCCGGGGGAACCGGCGGGAGGTACTGGGTCGCGCCCTCGGCCGCCGGAGGCGGCGGGGCGCCGTGCGGTGCGCTCTGCGCCGGGTAGGCGTCCGGCACGGCCGGCGGCAGGGGCGCCTGGGCGGCGGGCGCGGGCGGCGCCTGGTACTGCTGCTGGTACGCGGCCGGGTCGCCGTACGCGGGCTGCGGGCCGCCGTACTGGGGCTGCCCGCCGCCGGAGCCGTAGGCCTGGCCGCCGTACGGCGCGGCCGGTGCGCCCTCCGGGGGCAGCGGGCCGGGGCCGTTGCCGGACGCGGGCTGCTGTTCCGCGGCGCCCCACTGCTGGGCGGGCGCCGGGGGCCAGCCCTGGTCGGGCTGGGGCGCCTGCTGCGGGCCGGGGCCCCAGGGGCCGCCCCATGCCTGGCCGCCGGCCGGTCCGGCGGGGGCCGGAGCGCCCGTCAGGCCGGGCACCAGCGGCTCGCCTCCGTCGGAGGGCAGCACGATGCCTTCGCGCGCGGGCCGCGCCGAGGGCTCCTCGCCCTGTCCACTCTGCGTCACCGGGACTCCTACGAATGGGGGACCTTCGGAATCGTCGGCTCACGCTACCGGGTCCCCCGAGCGGGGTGCCACGCGGTCAAGGGCGCGATCTTGTTCCCTGTGACAGTGGTAACAAACCGCCCCGTGGTGCGCCGTCCGCGGTGTCCGCCGCGCGTCCGAGAGCCGTTTCCCGGCCGTTCACGCACTCACGGGGCTGGTGTTCAGGCGGCCTGCTGGAGATCGAGACGGGCCCCGAACTCCCGCACGACCGTCTCGTCCCGGAAGGGCTCCAGGCGCTGCTGGAGATCCTCCAGATACTCGGCGCCCCGGTTGGAACGGAGCGTCTCCAGCAGCTCCACCGCCTTCAGACCGGTGCCGCAGGCCTGCTCGATCTCGCGCTGCTGCACCTGGGCCGTGGCGAGCAGCACATAACCGATGGCCCGCCGGCGGGCCCGGGACTCGGGGTGCCCGGCCAGCGACTGCTCGGCGTACCGCGCCGCCGCCTCGGCCTGGCCCAGGTCGCGGTGGCAGTGCGCCAGCTCGTCGGCCAGATAGGCCTCGTCGAAGTGCGCGATCCACACCGGGTCGTCCGCGGAGGCCGCGTCCGCGTGTTCCATCGCCTCGACCGCCCGCCCCGAGGCGTCCTGCGCGGCCCGGGCATCGCCGAGCAGGGCGTGCCCGCGGGCCTCGGCCGCGTGGAACATCGCCTCCGCGCGCGGGGTCACACGCCCGCGCGCCCCCTCCTGCGCGGCACGCGCCAGCTGGGCGATCTCGCGTGGGTTGCCGAGCTGCGCGGCCAGGTGGCTCATGGAGGCGGCGAGGATGTAACCGCCGTAGCCGCGGTCGCCGGCCGCCTGGGCGAGGCGCAGGGACTGGATGTAGTAGCGCTGCGCGAGCCCCGGCTGCCCGGTGTCCACCGCCATGTATCCGGCGAGCTCGGTCAGCCGGGCCACGGTCGCGAAGAGGTCGCGGCCCACCGCCTCCCGGTACGACCCCGCGAGCAGCCCGGAGACGACGCTGTTGAGGTAGTGCACGACGACCGGGCGCACATGTCCGCTGCCGAACTGGTGGTCGAGGTCCACCAGCGCCTGGGTCATGGACCGCACGGCGGCCACGTCGGACTGGCCCACGCGCGGGCCCGCCTGCCGGGCCACCTGGGCGTCCGGCGCCGAGATCAGCCAGTCGCGGCTGGGCTCGACCAGCGCGGAGGCGGCGACGGAGGAGCCGGACAGGAAGTCCCGCCGGCCCACGTCGCTGCGCCACAGCTCGCAGACCTGCTCGATGGCCCCCAGTACCGTCGGCGAGAACTGGAGACCGACCCCCGAGGCGAGGTTCTTGCCGTTGGCCATGCCGATCTCGTCGATCGTGACCGTACGGCCGAGCTTGCGCCCGAGCGCCTCCGCGATGATCGCCGGGGCCCGGCCCCGCGGCTGCTGGCCCCGCAGCCAGCGGGCCACGGACGTCTTGTCGTAGCGCAGGTCGAGGCCGTGCTCGGCGCCGCACATGTTGACCCGCCGGGCCAGCCCGGCGTTCGAGCACCCCGCTTCCTGGATGAGTGCTTGCAGCCGTTCGTTCGGCTGCCTCGCGACGAGAGGCCTTGCGGCCATGTGCTACCCCCTGCGTTGCGATCCCCTGGATCGTGAAGACCCGGCCGGAAGGATCCGGTCGTGAAGATCACTGCCCAGCTGACATACCGTCAATGCGTGACATGTGCGGTTTGCCGGGGTAAAGGTGATGCCTCCCCCTTCCTGGCTACCCAGCCCAGGCCCCGCTTCCTCCCGCGCGCCCCCACCCATGCACCCATGCGCCCCACTTGCGGAACCGATGCTCCTCCCCCGCGCGCGCTACAGCCGTAACTCCAGGTGAGTGCGGGAGTTGAGTTCAGCGTGGAAGAGACGATCGCGAGCACCGAAATCGCACAGATTCCGCAGCAGCGCGGCGAATCGCTGCTGGAAACCGCCGTGCGCTACGCCGAGGAGCGGCACTGGGACGTGTTCCCGGGCAGCTGGCTGGAAGCCGTCGACGGGGTGCAGCGCTGCTCGTGCGGCGATGCCTCCTGCCCTGCGCCGGGTGCGCATCCCACGCGCCCCGACTGGGCGACGCAGGCGACCGGCAGTGCGACCGTCGCCCGCCGGATGTGGCAGAAGCAGCCGACGGCGTCGATCCTGCTGCCGACGGGGCGCACGTTCGACGCGCTGTCCGTCCCGGAGAGCGCCGGGTTTCTGGCGCTGGCCCGGATGGAGCGGATGGAGCTGACCCTGGGTCCTGTGACGCTCACTCCCGACCGGCGGATGCAGTTCTTCGTGCTGCCGGGGGCCTCGGCGAAGGTTCCGGATCTGGTGCGGAAGCTGGGCTGGTCGCTGGCCTCGCTGGATCTTGTGCCGTTGGGTGAGGGCGGTTACGTGGCCGCTCCTCCCACTCGGTTCGGATCGCGTGGTGCGGTGCAGTGGGCCTGCCGGCCCACCCCCGCGAATCGGTGGCTGCCGGATGCGGAGGAGTTGATCTCGCCGTTGGCCTATGCGTGCGGCCGGGATCGCTGACGTGCGCCCACGCGGCGGAGCCGCATAGCAGGCACACTCCCGCGCCCCTGAAGGACATTTCCGCCGCCGTAGGGTTCTCGCATGACCGAAGCGGCAGTGCGGATACGGGGCCTCTGGAAGCAATTCGGGCAGCAAGTCGCCGTGGGCGGGATCGATCTCGACCTGCCCGCCGGGAAGTTCATCGGGCTCGTCGGGCCGAACGGGGCCGGGAAGACCACCACGCTGTCCATGGTGACCGGGTTGCTGCGGCCCGATCAGGGGTCCGTCGACGTCGTCGGGCATGACGTGTGGCAGGACCCGGTGGCCGTCAAGGCGCGGATCGGGGTGCTGCCCGAGGGGCTGCGGTTGTTCGAGCGGCTCTCGGGGCGGGAACTGCTCGGGTACTCGGGGCGGCTGCGCGGGCTGCCCGGCGCCGAGGCCGACAAGCGGGCCACCCAGCTGCTGGACGTGCTCGACCTCGCGGGGTCGCAGCACAAGCTGGTCGTGGACTACTCGACCGGCATGCGCAAGAAGATCGGGCTCGCGGCCGCTCTCCTCCACAACCCCGAAGTGCTCTTCCTGGACGAGCCGTTCGAGGGCGTCGACCCGGTCTCCGCGCAGACGATCCGGCGAGTCCTGGAGCGGTACACCGCCTCCGGCGCCACCGTCGTGTTCTCCTCGCACGTGATGGAACTTGTCGAGTCCCTGTGCGACTGGGTGGCCGTCATGGCGGCGGGACGCATCCGGGCCACCGGGACCCTGGCCGAGGTGCGCGCGGAGCATCCCACGCTGCAAGAGGCGTTCCTGGAACTGGTCGGGGCGCGCGAGCGGGATGCCGGGGCCGATCTGGACTGGCTGGGCGGCGGTGCCGCCCGATGACGAGCGTGACCTCCACCGTCGTACGGCTGAAGCTGTCCCTGCTGCGGGGCGGCCTCAGACAGTCGGCCGGCCGGCGGACCGCGTTCCTCGCCTCGGCCCTCGTCGCCCCGCTGTTCGCACTGCTCCAGCTGCTGGGACTGCTGGCGCTGCGCGGGCACGCGCACGCCGAGGCCGTGGCCGTGCCGGGTGCGGCCGTGCTGGCGCTGGGCTGGGCGGTGATGCCGCTGTTCTTCCCGAGCGGTGACGAGACGCTGGACCCGACCCGGCTGGTGCTGCTGCCGCTGCGGCCCCGCCCGCTGGTCCGGGCGCTGCTGGCCGCCTCGCTGATCGGCATCGGACCCCTGTACACGCTGCTGGTCCTCGCGGGCTGTGCCCTGTCGGTGGCGCACGGAGCCGCGGGATACGCCGTCTGCGTCGTCGCCGTCACCCTCGCGCCGCTAGTCTGCGTGGCGCTCGCGCGGGCCGTCGCCACCGCCAACGTACGGCTGCTGACCAGCAGGAAGGGACGCGATCTCGCCGTACTGAGCGGGCTGGTCGTCGCCATCGGGATGCAACTGGTCAACTTCGGTGCGGGCCAGCTGGGTTCGGGGGGCCTCGGCCGGCTGCAGCCGGCCGCCGACGTGCTGTCCTGGGTGCCGCCCGCGTCGGCGGTGGCGGCCGTACGAGCGGCGAGCGAGGGATCGTACGGCACCGCTGTCGGCCAACTCGCCGTGACGGTGGCCGCGCTCGTGGGACTCCTCGCCGTGTGGGCGCGGACGCTGACCCGGCTGATGACCTCGCCCGACGCGTCCACCCTCCCGACCGCCGGCACCGGGGCCCGGGACCGCTCCTCGGCCGGGCTCGGCCGGCTGCTGCCGGCCGGGCGCACGGGTACGGTCATGGACCGCGCCCTGCGCTACATCTGGCGCGACCCGAAGACCAAGGCCGCGTGGGTGACCTCGCTGGCCATCGGCCTGATCGTCCCGGTGTACAACGCGGTGCAGGGCACCGGCTCCCCCTACTTCGTCTGCTTCGCCGCCGGGATGCTCGGCATCCAGATGTACAACCAGTTCGGACAGGACACCTCCGCCTTCTGGATGGTGGCCCTGACCATTTCCTCCTCCCGCGACGCGTACGCCGAACTGCGCGGGCGGGCGCTGGCCCTGCTGGTGATCACCCTGCCCTACACCGCGCTCGTGACCGTGTCGACCACCGCGCTGCTGGGCGACTGGGCCCGGCTGCCGGAGGTCCTCGGGCTGTCCCTCGCGCTGCTCGGGGCGATGCTCGCCACCGGCGCCTGGGCCTCGGCCAGGTTCCCGTACTCCATCCCGCAGGAGGGCCACAAGAACGTGGCCCCCGGACAGGCCGGCCTCGCCTGGATCTCCGTCTTCGGCGGCATGATCGCGGCCGCCCTGCTCAGCTCCCCCGTCATCGCCGCCACCATCTGGCTGAACGTCAGCGCGGACGGCGACGCGTGGAACTGGGTGCTGCTGCCGGTGGGGGCGGGGTACGGGGCGACGATCACGTACCTGGGCCTGAAACTCGCGGCACCGCGAACGGCGGCGCGCCTGCCGGAAATCCTGGCGGCGGTGAGCAAGGGCTGACGGCACTTCTCAGTGCGGGGACCTTTCAGCGCAGGGCACCCTCAACTCACCCAGGGGCGCGGGGAACTGCGCGACAAGCCACGACGCACCCGCACCCGCCAACGCACAAAAAACCCCGCAGACGAGAAGGCACTCACACCCCGAGCACCGCGTCAAGAAACGGCTCGACAGCCCCCCGCCAAGCCGACGGCTGGTCATAGTGCACAAGGTGCCCCGCGTCGGACACCTCCGCATACTCCCCACGCGGCAGCACCCGCACCATCTCCTGCGCCTCGGCCCGCCCCAACTCCCCGTCCAGCCCGCGAACGACCAGCGCGGGACACCGAACCTGCGCCAACTCCTCCCAGTGCGCGTCGTACACCCAGCTCTCCCGGGTCGCGAGCATCTGCTCCGGCTCGAAGACGGGGCGCCAGCCGTCGGCGGACTCGTGCATCACCTCGGCGTAGAAGGCGCCGCGCGCGGGGCTCGGGCGCTCCACCCACGGATCGTCCTCGCCGAACCACTTGCGGACGTCGGCCAGCGTGGCGAAGGGGACGGGCCAGGACCGGAACCACTCGGCCCACTCGCGCTGCGAGGCCGCGCCGAGCGCGGAGGCCCGCATGTCGCAGATGATCAGGCCGCGCACCAGATCGGGGCGTTTCGCGGCGAGCTGCCAGGCGGTGAGCGCGCCCATGGCATGGCCGATGAGGACGGCGGGGGCGAGACCGAGCTGTTCGAGGGCGGCCTCGGCGTCCTCGACGTAGGCCTCGCGGGTGTAGGCGGCCTGTGGAGGCTTGTCGCTCCGGCCGTGGCCGCGCTGGTCGAGCGCGAGGGCGCGACGGCGCTCGGCGAGCCAGCGGGCGGTGGACGCCCAGTGCGAGGCACGGCCCATCAGGCCGTGCAGTAACAGCACGCCCGGAGCCCCGGGCTCCGCCTCCGGTTTGGGCGGGTCCACGAACTCCCAGGCGGCCAGGCGCACCCCGCCCGCTCCCGTCACATCGATACGCCGTGCCATCGGCCTGGCACCCCCCAGCTCCGCCTGCCTCGTACCGGTGTACTGCCGTTGCTGTCGCCGTGATCGCCGTTCTTGCCGTTGTCGCCGTCGTACTGCCGCCGCAGAATATCGAATACCTATTCGAGAATGCTGCCTCTGCGGACAACACCCCTCATTCGAGTGACACCCCTCAAGGAATGATCGCCGCCGCCGAGGGGATCTTTCTGGCGGGAGGCGGACCGCTCGGGGAAAAACGGTCCGAAGGGGATGACCCTGAGAGCTCGGGGCTCCGGGTCAGCACAGGGGAGGACAGGCCCCGGCGCCACACGGCGCCGGGGCCCTCTCATGCTCAGCGCTTGGCGACGAAC is a genomic window of Streptomyces griseochromogenes containing:
- a CDS encoding transcriptional regulator is translated as MAARPLVARQPNERLQALIQEAGCSNAGLARRVNMCGAEHGLDLRYDKTSVARWLRGQQPRGRAPAIIAEALGRKLGRTVTIDEIGMANGKNLASGVGLQFSPTVLGAIEQVCELWRSDVGRRDFLSGSSVAASALVEPSRDWLISAPDAQVARQAGPRVGQSDVAAVRSMTQALVDLDHQFGSGHVRPVVVHYLNSVVSGLLAGSYREAVGRDLFATVARLTELAGYMAVDTGQPGLAQRYYIQSLRLAQAAGDRGYGGYILAASMSHLAAQLGNPREIAQLARAAQEGARGRVTPRAEAMFHAAEARGHALLGDARAAQDASGRAVEAMEHADAASADDPVWIAHFDEAYLADELAHCHRDLGQAEAAARYAEQSLAGHPESRARRRAIGYVLLATAQVQQREIEQACGTGLKAVELLETLRSNRGAEYLEDLQQRLEPFRDETVVREFGARLDLQQAA
- a CDS encoding ABC transporter ATP-binding protein, which produces MTEAAVRIRGLWKQFGQQVAVGGIDLDLPAGKFIGLVGPNGAGKTTTLSMVTGLLRPDQGSVDVVGHDVWQDPVAVKARIGVLPEGLRLFERLSGRELLGYSGRLRGLPGAEADKRATQLLDVLDLAGSQHKLVVDYSTGMRKKIGLAAALLHNPEVLFLDEPFEGVDPVSAQTIRRVLERYTASGATVVFSSHVMELVESLCDWVAVMAAGRIRATGTLAEVRAEHPTLQEAFLELVGARERDAGADLDWLGGGAAR
- a CDS encoding bifunctional DNA primase/polymerase; its protein translation is MEETIASTEIAQIPQQRGESLLETAVRYAEERHWDVFPGSWLEAVDGVQRCSCGDASCPAPGAHPTRPDWATQATGSATVARRMWQKQPTASILLPTGRTFDALSVPESAGFLALARMERMELTLGPVTLTPDRRMQFFVLPGASAKVPDLVRKLGWSLASLDLVPLGEGGYVAAPPTRFGSRGAVQWACRPTPANRWLPDAEELISPLAYACGRDR
- a CDS encoding ABC transporter substrate-binding protein; protein product: MTGRRRITRTILRTFSRPVRGTALYAGALAACASLTAGCGAIPGATGGSGDDPIKVMTWAPENTDATNKPGMPAMARAFGKWINAHGGVNGRKLEVLTCNDHNDSVGAAKCARWAAAEDVVAVVGSYSQFGDSYLAPLESSGIPYIGGYGVTNEEFTGPMSYPVNGGQPALLAGLGRALAGTCGPVSLVRPDSIAGDQLPALLDSGLKAGRHPAANDQLAAEDATEYSVQADQALRSATKDVTRKGCVVPALGDRTDTFMDSFRRARDSFPSVRTATVLGSVDQTVINATGGASGPYEGAYITSWYPVASDPRWAPMKKVISEEAFGDNRIDPADAGVQTTWIAYTVLKAVLDKIGAGEVSADTVRHTLDDGLDVSTGGLTPTLHWPYEGKLAGVGFPRLVNADVTLQMVQDGRLVAAKKTAGSGINGITDMTSTLESADLD
- the purU gene encoding formyltetrahydrofolate deformylase encodes the protein MNEQSAPAAALADQYVLTLSCPDKQGIVHAVSSYLFMTGCNIEDSQQFGDRDTGLFFMRVHFSAEAPVTVDKLRASFAAIGDSFHMDWQINRADEKMRIVLMVSKFGHCLNDLLFRARIGALPVEIAAVVSNHTDFAELVGSYNIPFHHIPVTKDNKSEAEAQLLELVREEDVELVVLARYMQVLSDDLCKRLSGRIINIHHSFLPSFKGAKPYHQAHARGVKLIGATAHYVTADLDEGPIIEQEVERVGHDVTPDQLVAIGRDVECQALARAVKWHAERRILLNGRRTVVFA
- a CDS encoding SCO4402 family protein gives rise to the protein MTVQGSENSSRRGRRSSTMGGMPLNDMPWWRWRSNVRSALHMLSDPVFQRDVWLAGVDGYGDVTDAVYRLVEDTWLDNWSAEKYIGTIFRDSQEAALVDTAVLRVLRIMHQVGPDAPVAAYLDHHGWPEAVRAARDAHIRLAASDGEESDTPPKSLEVLRILTRTA
- a CDS encoding transporter; translated protein: MTSVTSTVVRLKLSLLRGGLRQSAGRRTAFLASALVAPLFALLQLLGLLALRGHAHAEAVAVPGAAVLALGWAVMPLFFPSGDETLDPTRLVLLPLRPRPLVRALLAASLIGIGPLYTLLVLAGCALSVAHGAAGYAVCVVAVTLAPLVCVALARAVATANVRLLTSRKGRDLAVLSGLVVAIGMQLVNFGAGQLGSGGLGRLQPAADVLSWVPPASAVAAVRAASEGSYGTAVGQLAVTVAALVGLLAVWARTLTRLMTSPDASTLPTAGTGARDRSSAGLGRLLPAGRTGTVMDRALRYIWRDPKTKAAWVTSLAIGLIVPVYNAVQGTGSPYFVCFAAGMLGIQMYNQFGQDTSAFWMVALTISSSRDAYAELRGRALALLVITLPYTALVTVSTTALLGDWARLPEVLGLSLALLGAMLATGAWASARFPYSIPQEGHKNVAPGQAGLAWISVFGGMIAAALLSSPVIAATIWLNVSADGDAWNWVLLPVGAGYGATITYLGLKLAAPRTAARLPEILAAVSKG
- a CDS encoding alpha/beta fold hydrolase gives rise to the protein MARRIDVTGAGGVRLAAWEFVDPPKPEAEPGAPGVLLLHGLMGRASHWASTARWLAERRRALALDQRGHGRSDKPPQAAYTREAYVEDAEAALEQLGLAPAVLIGHAMGALTAWQLAAKRPDLVRGLIICDMRASALGAASQREWAEWFRSWPVPFATLADVRKWFGEDDPWVERPSPARGAFYAEVMHESADGWRPVFEPEQMLATRESWVYDAHWEELAQVRCPALVVRGLDGELGRAEAQEMVRVLPRGEYAEVSDAGHLVHYDQPSAWRGAVEPFLDAVLGV